From the Carassius carassius chromosome 34, fCarCar2.1, whole genome shotgun sequence genome, the window TACATTAGTTGGTCTAAGCTAGTTTTTAATTAACGTGATAATGAGCGCATCCAGCTATACCTAAAATAGTGTTGTTTACGGTTAGATATCACCTACTTGTGCTTTTCTTAGATATGAGCTTCCTGCTCCATCGTCTGGGCAGAAGAATGACATCACAGCATGGCAGGACTGTGTCAATAACTCTATGGCCCAGCTGGAGCATCAGGCAGTGCGCATTGAGAACCTTGAGCTCATGGCCCAGTATGGAACTAATGCTTGGAAGGTGTCTAATGAGTAAGTGAACAGACTATTCAAGATTTTAATCTTTCGCAGGAAACTTTGACTCCCTGTGttgatttaaaggaatagttgatccagaaattaaaatgcactcatcctcaggccattcaagatgtggatgagtttgtttcttcatcagaacagtttTGAGGAAATTGAGCATTACATCACCTGCTCACCAGTAGATCctctccagtgaatgggtgccgtcacaatgagagtccaaacagctgataaaaacatcacaatgatccacaagtaatccatatgacTCCCATCCATCCGTTAACATCCATTAACAtcatccatcattaaggcattttatcATTTAACCATTGGCTTTGGCCAAAATAGTCCattccattgttgagcaagtgttGTAATGCTAAATGTCTCCAAATTTGTTCACACTGAGAAACAAGCTCATCTGCATGAGCTTAACTGGGTATGagttgaactatttctttaatatgGGACCTTCATCTTTAGGTTATTTTTGAAGGGGTTAATGTCTGAATACAGTGAACACTATTTGCGGGCTCATGACCTTGGATTAAAAAGCTATTTAATTCATAACTGACacaatagaaatagaaaatgaaaacagttgtgagaTTTATTTGTGGATTTTATGTTGATCATAACTGGTTGTTGTCTCTGTGATTACAGTAACTTGGCCGTAATGATTGAAAATGCACAAAAGGAACTGCAGAAGGTTCGGTAAGTAACATGTAGGTCAATGCAAATTACTTTACATATGGATGTTGTATATTGTGGTTGTGCACAAACTATTTAATTGGCttttgaaattaatattaaaatgcagTTATCTATTAACAGGGTAATATCTATTTATAGGGTTATCTATTAACAGGATTCCCCTAACGTGTTTCTGTTGTGGTTTTAAGAAAGCAGATACAGGACCTGAACTGGCAGCGCAAAAACGATCAGATGGCTGGAGGAGCCAAACTACGAGAACTTGAGTCAAAGTCAGTACTTCATTCTGTTTCTATATGGAACAGATTTTCAGAATTTGTCTTAAggttgattttaattaatttactccGCTCTGATGAAATTGTTTCTGCTTATGTTTCCACAGCTGGGTGTCTCTCGTTAGTAAGAACTATGAGATTGAGCGTGCCATCATTCAGCTGGAGAATGAAGTGGCACAGACGAAACAGCAACAGGGTGATGAGAACAAAGAGAATATTAGACAGgacttttaaataatgaaaacggaatttttaaatgtttgttttgttctgttttcatgACAAACTGAGAAAATGGTCTTCATAAAGCACAAATGAGCAATATAGTGTTGTAGTGCTAATAGAGGGTATGCCAGTTTATAGTTCATGATTTTGCACCAAAATTAAACAAGATGTCTATTTCGACTCTGAAAATCAGTAACTCACATTCGTTTACTGTGTGCAGAAAGTAGATAATGTGGGTGTGTTGTCATTAATaattttgtggggtttttttttatgaatgattacCTGATGgacatttagtttttaattttcatgttctactctatttgtaatttttttttttttttttacaaaatatacaataaaatggtGAAATAATGACTTGCAGTGTTTGGTTTCTCCGTTAACAAAGACTCCACCAATGGTTCtggaaattaaaacaaaatttatcttagaaaatcacaTGCTAACCCTTTTGGTCTTGATTTGATCACTTTATATTCTTGTTTCATGTCTTTAGTGTTGATATGCTAAATAAACAAACTGTAAAAATGACATTAGTGACCTGTATTGGACTGTGGTATGGAAGGGAAATTACTGCATTTAGGTTTATCTTTtgtattgagttatttaaaagTAACTTAAGTTTTAGGCTTGTGTTGTAAATGTTAACATGCAACAGTAGTTGGTTACATGCAATTCATGTTCTGTTTGTGGGTCTTAACATCTTgcttaagttggcttgaaaaagccaacttGCTGAAATCCTATTAAAACCACCTtcttcaatgcacacagactgaagtagtctaagtctttagatgttttaattgtgatgattttggctcacatttaacaaaaacccaccaattcaagatctcaacaaattagaatatgccaatcaactcaaaacacctgcaaaggtttcctgagccttcagaatggtctctcagtttggttcactagtctACACAGTCATGGGGAAGACtgatgatctgacagttgtccagaagacaatcattgaccccCTTCActaggagtgtaagtcacaaaaattaatttccagtaagctggctgttcacagagtgctgtatccaagcatattAACACAAAGTTGAGTGGAACGTGTAAAaagaagtgtggaagaaaaagatgcacaaccaaccgagagaactgcaaccttatgaggattgtcaagcaaaattgattcaagaatttgagtgaacttcacaaggaatggactgaggctggggttaaggcatcaagagccaccacatacagacgtgtcaaggaatttggctgcattagtcgtattcctcttgttaagccactcctgtaccacagacaatgtcagaggcatcttaccttgGCTAAAGAGGAGcaaaactggactgttgcccagtgatccaaagtccttttttcagattagagcaagttttgtatttcatttggaaaccaaggtccgaGAGTCTGGATGAAAGgtgaagaagctcatagcccaagttgtttgaattccagtgttaagtttccacagtctgtgatgatttggggtgcaatgtcatctgctggtgttggtccattgtgttttttaaaaaccaaagtcactgcacccgtttaccaagaaatcttggagcatttcatgctttcttctgctgaccagctttttgaagatgcagatttcattttccagcagtatttggcacctgcccacactgccaaaagcaccaaaagttggttaaatgaccatgctgTTGATGTGCTTAactgccagcaaactcaccagacctgaaccccagagaaaaTCTGTAGGgtactgtcaagaggaaaatgagaaacgagagaccaaaaaatgcagatgagctgaaggccactgtcaaagaaaactGGGCTTCCatgccacctcagcagtgccacaaactgatcactccATGCAAtttcagttgaattactgaaataaattaacttttcctagacattctaatttattgagaagtacCTGTATGTCAGATAACTATGTTAGCTGTGATGGATGTTGTAAGATTAATTGTTTGGGTAAGATTAATTGCTGCgggaaaaaatagtttttttgcctGGCTGTTCTGTTGGTCAGTGCTCTGTAGCACCGACCAGAAGGCAACAGTTGAAAGAGAGAGTGGTCTGGGTGTGAGGGGtccaaggtgatttttttttaaaccccttTTCCTTATTCTGGAGATCTAAGATCTTGGAGGCCGGGCAGAGGGGCACCAATGATCCTCTCAGCAGTCCTGACTGTCTGTTGTAGTCTCTTGATGTTTGATttggtagctgaaccaaaccagacagttatggaTGAAATCAGGACAGACTCAGTgatggcagagtagaactgtttcagcagctcctgtggaaggttgaatttcctcagctggcgaaggaagtacaacctctgctgggcctttttctgCAATGGTGTCTATGTgagtgtcccacttcaggtcctacgagatggtggtgcccaggaacctgaataaCTCCACTGcatgctgttcatgatggtgagtggggggagtgcagagaagtccacgatcatctccaggttgttaagaccgcaccagacagccagctgctcaacctccggtatgtaagcagactcgtctccGTCCTcaatgaggccgatgactgtagtgtcatctgctgACTTTCTGGAGCTCGACAGAGGGGTCCTTTGAAGTGCAGTCACTCGTGTAGAGAGataagagcagtggggagagaacacatacCTGGGGGTTGCTAGTGCTGATGGTGATAGTCCTGGATGTGAGTTTGCCCATTCTCActagctgctgtctgtctgtcaggaagctggtgatccactgacagatggaggggGGCACGAAGAGCTGTGTGAGTTTGTCAGAGAGAAGGTCAGGCATGATGGTATTAAAGGCCAAACGGAAGTCCACAAATAGGATCCTTGCATAATTCCCAGGTCTGTTGAGGTGTTGCAGGATTtaatgcaatcccatgttgatatAAGCACACAGTGAGTACGCAGTGACCTCACGTTGTGAACACAGTATGAGCGCACCCTGAGTGTGCAATGATCTCAcactgaccacagtatgagcgcacagtgagtgtgcagtgacaTGTTGTGAACACAGTATGAGCGcacagtgagtgtgcagtgacatcacactgaccacagtatgagcgcaCAGTGGGTGTGCAGTGACCTCACATTGTGAGCACAGTATGAGCGCACAGTGAGTGCGCAGTGACCTCACattgtgaccacagtatgagcacacagtgagtgtgcagtgacctcacattgtgaccacagtatgagcacacagtgagtgtgcagtgacctcacattgtgaccacagtatgagcacacagtgagtgcgCAGTGACCTCACACTGACTAAAGTATGAGCGCACAGTGAGTGCGCAGTGACCTCACattgtgaccacagtatgagtgcACAGTGAGTGCGCAGTGACTTCACattgtgaccacagtatgagcgcaCAGTGAGTGCGCAGTGACCTCACATTGTGAGCACAGTATGAGTGCACAGTGAGTGCGCAGTCACCTCACATTGTGAGCACAGTATGAGTGCACAGTGAGTGCGCAGTGACCTCACATTGTGAGCACAGTATGAGTGCACAGTGAGTGCGCAGTGACCTCACattgtgaccacagtatgagcgcacagtgagtgtgcagtgacctcacattgtgaccacagtatgagcacacagtgagtgcgCTGTGTGGTTATACTGTTAGCTCATTGTGACCCACTCATTGTGA encodes:
- the LOC132114854 gene encoding pre-mRNA-splicing factor SPF27, giving the protein MAGPASVAGDVFVDALPYFDQGYDAPGVREAAAALVEEETRRYRPTKNYLSYLPTPDFSTFETEIMRNEFERLAARQPMELLSMKRYELPAPSSGQKNDITAWQDCVNNSMAQLEHQAVRIENLELMAQYGTNAWKVSNDNLAVMIENAQKELQKVRKQIQDLNWQRKNDQMAGGAKLRELESNWVSLVSKNYEIERAIIQLENEVAQTKQQQGDENKENIRQDF